From Solwaraspora sp. WMMD1047, the proteins below share one genomic window:
- a CDS encoding quinone-dependent dihydroorotate dehydrogenase — protein MIFERAVRPALFRLGAGDAEAAHEWTLRRLAALSGRPALLAALRARYAVAAPRTVFGVEFPNPVGLAAGMDKDGAALPAWPALGFGFVEVGTVTAHPQPGNPRPRLFRLPASTAVINRMGFNNAGAAALAGRLAALDRPLGVPLGISLGKSKVTALADAVEDYLASYRALRGFGDYFAVNVSSPNTPGLRQLQDRDHLDALLAALVGEKPILVKIAPDLTEAAIADLLEVCLARGAAGVIATNTTLGRAGLAPVDEPRGTEAGGLSGRPLTARARQVVAFVSRETGGRLPVIGVGGILDPADATALLDAGASLVQLYSGLIYRGPGLVRAAALAARP, from the coding sequence GTGATCTTCGAGCGGGCGGTGCGGCCGGCGCTGTTCCGGCTCGGTGCCGGGGATGCCGAGGCCGCCCACGAGTGGACCCTGCGCCGGTTGGCCGCGCTGTCCGGGCGGCCGGCGCTGCTGGCCGCCCTGCGGGCGCGGTACGCCGTGGCCGCCCCGCGGACCGTCTTCGGGGTCGAGTTCCCCAATCCGGTCGGCCTGGCGGCCGGCATGGACAAGGACGGCGCGGCGCTGCCGGCCTGGCCGGCGCTCGGGTTCGGCTTCGTGGAGGTCGGCACCGTCACCGCGCACCCGCAGCCGGGCAACCCCCGGCCGCGGCTGTTCCGGCTGCCGGCCAGCACGGCGGTGATCAACCGGATGGGCTTCAACAACGCCGGCGCGGCGGCCCTGGCGGGGCGGCTCGCCGCGCTGGACCGGCCGCTCGGGGTGCCGCTGGGCATCTCGCTGGGCAAGTCCAAGGTGACCGCGCTGGCCGACGCGGTGGAGGACTATCTCGCCTCCTACCGCGCGCTGCGCGGGTTCGGTGACTACTTCGCGGTGAACGTCTCCTCGCCGAACACCCCCGGGCTGCGCCAGCTGCAGGACCGGGACCATCTCGACGCGCTGCTCGCGGCGCTGGTCGGGGAGAAGCCGATCCTGGTGAAGATCGCGCCGGACCTGACCGAGGCGGCGATCGCCGACCTGCTGGAGGTCTGCCTGGCCCGCGGCGCGGCCGGCGTGATCGCCACCAACACCACCCTCGGCCGGGCCGGGCTGGCGCCGGTCGACGAGCCCCGGGGGACCGAGGCGGGCGGGCTCTCCGGCCGTCCGTTGACGGCCCGGGCCCGGCAGGTGGTGGCGTTCGTGTCCCGGGAGACCGGGGGCCGGCTGCCGGTGATCGGGGTGGGCGGCATCCTCGACCCGGCGGACGCGACCGCGCTGCTGGACGCCGGCGCGAGCCTGGTGCAGCTCTACAGCGGGCTGATCTACCGGGGTCCCGGCCTGGTCCGGGCGGCGGCCCTGGCGGCCCGGCCGTGA
- the rpoZ gene encoding DNA-directed RNA polymerase subunit omega — MGSIASPEGITNPPIDELLEKTTSKYALVIFAAKRARQVNAYYSQLGEGLLEYVGPLVETTPQEKPLSIAMREINAGLLTAEPTDQP; from the coding sequence GTGGGATCCATCGCCAGTCCCGAAGGCATCACCAACCCGCCGATCGACGAGTTGCTTGAGAAGACCACGTCCAAGTACGCGCTCGTGATCTTCGCGGCCAAGCGGGCCCGTCAGGTCAACGCCTACTACAGCCAGCTCGGCGAGGGTCTGCTGGAGTACGTCGGGCCGCTGGTGGAGACCACGCCGCAGGAGAAGCCGCTGTCGATCGCCATGCGCGAGATCAACGCCGGCCTGCTGACCGCCGAGCCGACCGACCAGCCGTAG
- the coaBC gene encoding bifunctional phosphopantothenoylcysteine decarboxylase/phosphopantothenate--cysteine ligase CoaBC, with the protein MTTTAAPEASAAGEASVVLGVGGGIAAYKAAELLRLFTESGHRVRVVPTASALRFVGAPTWAALSGQPVADEVWSDVHEVPHVRLGQRADLVVVAPATADLLAKAAHGLADDLLTNTLLTARCPVLLAPAMHTEMWEHPATVANVATLRGRGVLVIEPASGRLTGADTGRGRLPDPAEIFAVARGVLARGGAAPRDLTGRRVVVTAGGTREPLDPVRFLGNRSSGKQGYAFARTAAARGAQVTLIAANVTLPDPAGAELVRVGTTEELRQATLAAAAEADAVVMAAAPADFRPARYADQKIKKSDHGAAPVIELVTNPDIAAELGQRRRAGQVLVVFAAETARTADAEANARAKLARKGADLIVVNEVGPDRVFGADHNTATVLGADGSRQAFPEQSKEGLADRVWDLVVTRLSST; encoded by the coding sequence ATGACGACCACCGCGGCTCCCGAGGCGTCCGCCGCAGGCGAGGCTTCCGTCGTACTCGGCGTGGGCGGGGGCATCGCGGCGTACAAGGCCGCCGAACTGCTCCGGCTCTTCACCGAGTCGGGGCACCGGGTCCGGGTGGTGCCGACCGCGTCCGCGTTGCGGTTCGTCGGCGCGCCGACCTGGGCCGCACTGTCGGGCCAGCCGGTCGCGGACGAGGTCTGGTCGGACGTGCACGAGGTACCGCACGTGCGGCTCGGCCAGCGGGCCGACCTGGTGGTGGTGGCCCCGGCCACCGCCGACCTGCTCGCCAAGGCCGCGCACGGACTCGCCGACGACCTGCTCACCAACACCCTGTTGACCGCCCGCTGCCCGGTGCTGCTGGCCCCGGCCATGCACACCGAGATGTGGGAACACCCGGCCACGGTGGCCAACGTGGCCACCCTGCGCGGCCGGGGGGTGCTGGTGATCGAACCGGCCAGCGGCCGACTGACCGGCGCCGACACCGGCCGGGGCCGGCTGCCCGACCCGGCCGAGATCTTCGCCGTCGCCCGCGGGGTGCTGGCCCGGGGCGGCGCCGCGCCGCGGGACCTGACCGGCCGGCGGGTGGTGGTGACCGCCGGCGGCACCCGCGAACCGCTCGACCCGGTCCGGTTCCTCGGCAACCGCTCCTCCGGCAAGCAGGGCTACGCGTTCGCCCGCACCGCCGCCGCCCGCGGCGCCCAGGTCACCCTGATCGCGGCGAACGTCACCCTGCCCGATCCGGCCGGCGCGGAGCTGGTCCGGGTCGGCACCACCGAGGAGTTGCGGCAGGCCACCCTGGCCGCCGCCGCCGAGGCGGACGCGGTGGTGATGGCGGCGGCACCGGCCGACTTCCGGCCGGCCCGGTACGCCGACCAGAAGATCAAGAAGTCGGACCACGGCGCGGCCCCGGTGATCGAACTGGTCACCAACCCCGACATCGCGGCCGAGCTGGGGCAGCGCCGCCGGGCCGGCCAGGTGCTGGTGGTCTTCGCCGCCGAAACCGCCCGGACCGCCGACGCGGAGGCCAACGCCCGGGCCAAGCTGGCCCGCAAGGGGGCCGACCTGATCGTGGTCAACGAGGTCGGCCCGGACCGGGTCTTCGGCGCCGACCACAACACCGCGACGGTGCTGGGGGCGGACGGCTCGCGGCAGGCATTTCCGGAGCAATCCAAGGAAGGGCTCGCCGACCGGGTGTGGGATCTGGTAGTAACGCGCTTAAGCAGCACATGA
- a CDS encoding guanylate kinase translates to MRHDARPAARLTVIAASSGVGVMSVIELIRARSPLLWLSVPLTTRPRRPSEPEGAQRHFVDRAEFERLRAAGRLLEWTEIGGHLYGTSRTAVQARLRAGRPVLLRTDPAGARQVRTAMPQARLVRLAGPAERVAPDGHDPHGGCDAVVVNHLAEVAAGELIDFVGCSFPVPAEYPVPAEPETTGRPPAAG, encoded by the coding sequence ATGCGTCACGACGCGCGCCCGGCAGCTCGGCTCACGGTCATCGCCGCCTCCTCCGGGGTCGGAGTGATGAGCGTGATCGAGCTGATCCGGGCGCGTTCGCCGTTGCTGTGGTTGTCGGTTCCGCTGACGACCCGGCCACGGCGACCGTCCGAGCCCGAGGGTGCGCAGCGCCACTTCGTCGACCGGGCCGAGTTCGAGCGGCTGCGGGCCGCCGGCCGGTTGCTGGAGTGGACCGAGATCGGCGGGCACCTCTACGGGACGTCCCGGACGGCGGTGCAGGCCCGGCTGCGGGCCGGGCGGCCGGTGCTGCTGCGCACCGACCCGGCGGGCGCCCGGCAGGTCCGCACGGCCATGCCGCAGGCCCGACTGGTCCGGCTCGCCGGCCCGGCCGAGCGGGTGGCCCCGGACGGCCACGACCCGCACGGCGGCTGCGACGCGGTGGTGGTCAACCACCTGGCGGAGGTCGCCGCCGGCGAACTGATAGACTTCGTCGGTTGTTCATTTCCGGTCCCGGCCGAGTATCCGGTCCCGGCCGAGCCGGAGACCACCGGCCGGCCCCCGGCCGCCGGGTGA
- a CDS encoding adenosylmethionine--8-amino-7-oxononanoate transaminase translates to MDPGPAGPSGPFPTPEAVLAADRRHVWHPYAPMPATVDPYLVTSAAGVRLRLADGRELVDAMSSWWAAIHGYRHPVLDAALAEQAGRMSHVMFGGLTHEPAVRLAGTLVELAPPGLEHVFLCDSGSVGVEVAVKMALQYQRGRGRPQRHRLATWRGGYHGDTFHPMSVCDPDGGMHRLWTGVLPRQIFTDPPPNGFDSVVDEGYATTLAETVSRHADTVAAVIVEPVVQGAGGMRFHHPHYLRVLREVTREHDIALIFDEIATGFGRTGTFFAAEHADVAPDVLCVGKALTGGYLSLAATLCTPQIAAGISRTGVLAHGPTFMGNPLACAVANASIGLLRAGNWPAEVARVAAGLSAGLAPLRGATGVIDVRVLGAIGVVQLDRPVDVAAATAAAVAHGVWLRPFRDLIYAMPPYLTDDADLARIAAAMGAAAAAA, encoded by the coding sequence GTGGACCCCGGCCCGGCCGGCCCGTCGGGTCCGTTCCCCACCCCGGAGGCGGTCCTCGCCGCCGATCGGCGGCACGTCTGGCACCCGTACGCGCCGATGCCCGCCACCGTCGACCCGTACCTGGTGACGAGCGCCGCCGGGGTCCGGCTGCGGCTGGCCGACGGCCGGGAGCTGGTCGACGCGATGTCGTCGTGGTGGGCGGCCATCCACGGCTACCGGCATCCGGTGCTGGACGCCGCGCTGGCCGAGCAGGCCGGCCGGATGAGCCATGTGATGTTCGGTGGCCTCACCCACGAGCCGGCCGTCCGGCTGGCGGGCACCCTGGTCGAGCTGGCGCCACCCGGTCTGGAACACGTCTTCCTCTGCGACTCCGGCTCGGTCGGGGTCGAGGTCGCGGTGAAGATGGCACTGCAGTACCAGCGCGGTCGGGGTCGGCCGCAGCGGCACCGGCTGGCCACCTGGCGGGGCGGTTACCACGGGGACACCTTCCATCCGATGAGCGTCTGCGACCCGGACGGGGGCATGCACCGGCTCTGGACCGGGGTGTTGCCCCGGCAGATCTTCACCGACCCGCCCCCGAACGGGTTTGATTCCGTTGTGGACGAAGGGTACGCGACCACCCTGGCGGAGACCGTGTCCCGACACGCCGACACGGTGGCGGCGGTGATCGTGGAACCGGTGGTGCAGGGGGCCGGCGGGATGCGGTTCCACCACCCGCACTACCTGCGGGTGCTGCGGGAGGTGACCCGGGAGCACGACATCGCGCTGATCTTCGACGAGATCGCCACCGGGTTCGGCCGCACCGGCACGTTCTTCGCCGCCGAGCACGCCGACGTCGCACCGGACGTGCTGTGCGTGGGCAAGGCGCTCACCGGCGGCTACCTGAGCCTGGCCGCGACGCTGTGCACGCCGCAGATCGCGGCGGGTATCTCCCGCACCGGGGTGCTGGCCCACGGACCCACCTTCATGGGCAATCCGCTCGCCTGCGCGGTCGCGAACGCCTCCATCGGCCTGCTGCGGGCCGGAAACTGGCCGGCGGAGGTGGCGAGGGTGGCCGCCGGGCTGTCGGCCGGTCTGGCGCCGTTGCGGGGCGCCACCGGGGTGATCGACGTCCGGGTGCTGGGCGCGATCGGCGTGGTGCAGCTGGACCGGCCGGTGGACGTCGCCGCCGCGACGGCGGCGGCGGTGGCGCACGGCGTCTGGCTACGGCCGTTCCGGGACCTGATCTACGCGATGCCGCCGTACCTGACCGACGACGCCGATCTGGCCCGGATCGCGGCCGCGATGGGGGCCGCCGCGGCGGCGGCCTGA
- the metK gene encoding methionine adenosyltransferase: MARRLFTSESVTEGHPDKIADQISDGILDALLTQDPRSRVAVETLITTGQVHVAGEVTTKAYADIPAIVRETILGIGYDSSKKGFDGASCGVSVSIGSQSPDIAQGVDSAIELRSGSSESALDAQGAGDQGMMFGFACSETPELMPLPIALAHRLARRLSAARKDGTIPYLRPDGKTQVTIEYDGLRPVRLNTVVVSSQHAADISLESLLTPDVREHVIAPEVEGLGLDTEGYRLLVNPTGRFEIGGPMGDAGLTGRKIIVDTYGGYARHGGGAFSGKDPSKVDRSAAYATRWVAKNVVAAGLAERCEVQVAYAIGKAHPVSLFVETFGTENAPVERIEKAISEVFDLRPAAIIRDLHLLRPIYQQTAAYGHFGRELPDLTWENTDRAADLKSAAGA, translated from the coding sequence GTGGCACGTCGCTTGTTCACTTCCGAGTCGGTCACGGAGGGCCACCCGGACAAGATCGCTGACCAGATCAGCGACGGCATCCTCGACGCCCTGCTGACCCAGGACCCGCGCAGCCGGGTCGCGGTCGAAACCCTGATCACCACCGGGCAGGTGCATGTCGCGGGCGAGGTGACCACAAAGGCGTACGCCGACATTCCGGCGATCGTCCGGGAGACGATTCTCGGCATCGGCTACGACTCGTCGAAGAAGGGCTTCGACGGGGCGTCCTGCGGGGTGAGCGTGTCGATCGGCTCGCAGTCGCCGGACATCGCCCAGGGTGTCGACAGCGCGATCGAGCTGCGCTCCGGGTCCTCGGAGAGCGCGCTGGACGCGCAGGGCGCCGGCGACCAGGGCATGATGTTCGGCTTCGCCTGCTCCGAGACCCCCGAGCTGATGCCGCTGCCGATCGCCCTGGCCCACCGGCTGGCCCGCCGGCTGTCGGCGGCCCGTAAGGACGGCACGATCCCCTACCTGCGCCCGGACGGCAAGACGCAGGTCACCATCGAGTACGACGGGCTGCGCCCGGTGCGGCTGAACACCGTGGTGGTCTCCAGCCAGCACGCCGCCGACATCTCGCTGGAGTCGCTGCTCACCCCCGACGTGCGCGAGCACGTCATCGCCCCCGAGGTGGAGGGGCTGGGCCTGGACACCGAGGGCTACCGGCTGCTGGTGAACCCGACCGGCCGGTTCGAGATCGGCGGCCCGATGGGTGACGCCGGCCTGACCGGCCGGAAGATCATCGTGGACACCTACGGCGGCTACGCCCGGCACGGCGGCGGCGCCTTCTCCGGCAAGGACCCGTCCAAGGTGGACCGCTCCGCGGCGTACGCGACCCGGTGGGTGGCGAAGAACGTGGTGGCGGCGGGGCTGGCCGAGCGGTGCGAGGTGCAGGTCGCGTACGCGATCGGCAAGGCGCACCCGGTGAGCCTCTTCGTGGAGACCTTCGGCACCGAGAACGCGCCGGTGGAGCGGATCGAGAAGGCCATCAGCGAGGTCTTCGACCTGCGCCCGGCCGCCATCATCCGGGACCTGCACCTGCTCCGCCCGATCTACCAGCAGACCGCCGCGTACGGCCACTTCGGCCGGGAGCTGCCGGACCTGACCTGGGAGAACACCGACCGCGCCGCCGACCTCAAGTCGGCAGCGGGAGCCTGA
- the pyrF gene encoding orotidine-5'-phosphate decarboxylase has product MESFGIRLHRAMAERGPLCVGIDPHPSLLDRWGLPDDPAGVDRFCRIFVEALGDRLAVVKPQSAFFERFGSRGLEILESTIRQLREAGVLVLLDVKRGDVGSTVTAYARAYLDPSSPLYVDAITASPYLGVGSLAPMFDTAVAHGGGVFVLALTSNPEGPSVQHARTADGRTVAQTVIDEISQLNGGATPLGSFGLVVGATIGDTGHDMSRLGGPILSPGLGAQGATAADLRVVFGRNLSGVLPSYSREVLEEGPDGDALRAAADRASADCRAALSIGPE; this is encoded by the coding sequence GTGGAGAGCTTCGGGATCCGGTTGCACCGGGCGATGGCCGAGCGCGGTCCGCTCTGTGTCGGGATCGATCCGCATCCGTCGCTGCTGGACCGGTGGGGGCTGCCCGACGACCCGGCGGGAGTGGACCGGTTCTGCCGCATCTTCGTCGAGGCGCTCGGCGATCGGCTCGCGGTGGTAAAGCCGCAATCCGCATTCTTCGAACGTTTCGGATCTCGCGGTTTGGAAATACTTGAGTCAACTATCCGACAGTTGCGCGAGGCCGGCGTGCTCGTTCTGCTCGACGTCAAACGCGGCGACGTCGGCTCGACGGTGACCGCGTACGCGCGCGCCTACCTCGATCCATCCAGCCCGCTGTATGTCGACGCGATCACCGCGAGCCCCTACCTGGGAGTCGGCTCGCTGGCACCGATGTTCGACACGGCCGTTGCTCACGGTGGCGGCGTGTTCGTCCTCGCGCTCACCTCGAATCCCGAGGGGCCGAGCGTCCAGCACGCGCGAACCGCCGACGGCCGGACCGTGGCGCAGACCGTCATCGATGAGATTTCCCAGCTCAACGGGGGTGCGACGCCGTTGGGCAGCTTCGGGCTGGTGGTCGGTGCCACGATCGGCGACACCGGCCACGACATGTCTCGACTGGGCGGCCCGATCCTGTCGCCGGGACTCGGAGCACAGGGCGCGACGGCCGCCGACCTGCGCGTGGTGTTCGGCCGAAACCTTTCGGGAGTGCTCCCGTCGTACTCCCGGGAGGTGCTCGAAGAGGGTCCCGACGGCGATGCGTTGCGGGCTGCGGCCGACCGCGCGTCGGCCGACTGTCGGGCCGCGCTGAGCATCGGCCCTGAGTAA
- the carB gene encoding carbamoyl-phosphate synthase large subunit, with translation MPKRTDLRHVMVIGSGPIVIGQACEFDYSGTQACRVLRAEGLRVSLVNSNPATIMTDPEFADATYVEPITPEFVELVIARERPDALLPTLGGQTALNTAVALHESGVLAKYGVELIGADIDAIRRGEDRQLFKQIVAQAGERLGLADPGSLVPRSRVCHSMDEVRDTVAELGLPVVIRPSFTMGGLGSGMAHTDDDLERIAGAGLAASPVHEVLIEESVLGWKEYELELMRDRHDNVVVVCSIENLDPMGVHTGDSVTVAPAMTLTDREYQRLRDLGIAVLREVGVDTGGCNIQFAVNPVDGRLVVIEMNPRVSRSSALASKATGFPIAKIAAKLAIGYTLDEIPNDITRKTPAAFEPTLDYVVVKIPRFAFEKFPGADPELTTTMKSVGEAMSLGRNFTEALNKAMRSMETSALGFWTVPDPAGATRESTLAALGTPHDGRLYTVERALRLGASVAEVSAASGGIDPWFLDQIATLIELRAEIVAAPVLDGELLRRAKRAGLSDRQLAALRPELAAEDGVRRLRHRLGVRPVYKTVDTCAAEFAATTPYHYSSYDEETEVAGSDRPKVLILGSGPNRIGQGIEFDYSCVHAVMALKAGPDADRAAGSVPAGTGYETVMVNCNPETVSTDYDTADRLYFEPLTFEDVLEVWHAEDSSGRAAGGPGVVGVIVQLGGQTPLGLAQRLADAGLPIVGTPPESIHLAEDRGAFGAVLGRAGLRAPAHGTATSFEQAKTIADEIGYPVLVRPSYVLGGRGMEIVYDEPTLADYIGRATDISPNHPVLVDRFLDDAIEIDVDALCDATGEVYLGGVMEHIEEAGIHSGDSSCALPPITLAGSHLAEVRRYTEQIARGIGVRGLLNVQYALKDDTLYVLEANPRASRTVPFVSKATAVPLAKAAARIMLGATIAQLRAERMLRPVGDGGSLPDGAPIAVKEAVLPFKRFRTPAGKGVDSLLGPEMKSTGEVMGIDPAFGNAFAKSQAAVYGSLPTTGRVFVSVANRDKRGMIFPVKRLADLGFEIIATAGTGEVLRRHGIACELIRKHWQSGPGRDAVSLIAAGEVALVVNTPQGSGASARSDGYEIRSAAVTADIPCVTTVPGVAAAVMGIEALIRGDMSVRPLQELHAALWAAE, from the coding sequence ATGCCTAAGCGGACCGACCTGCGACACGTCATGGTGATCGGCTCCGGGCCGATCGTGATCGGGCAGGCCTGCGAGTTCGACTACTCCGGCACCCAGGCCTGCCGGGTGCTGCGGGCCGAGGGGCTGCGGGTCAGCCTGGTCAACTCCAACCCGGCGACCATCATGACCGACCCGGAGTTCGCCGACGCCACCTACGTCGAGCCGATCACGCCGGAGTTCGTGGAGCTGGTGATCGCCCGGGAACGACCGGACGCCCTGCTGCCCACCCTGGGCGGCCAGACCGCCCTGAACACGGCGGTGGCGCTGCACGAATCCGGGGTGCTGGCCAAGTACGGCGTCGAGCTGATCGGCGCGGACATCGACGCCATCCGGCGCGGCGAGGACCGGCAGCTGTTCAAGCAGATCGTGGCGCAGGCCGGGGAGCGGCTGGGCCTGGCCGACCCCGGCTCGCTGGTGCCGCGCAGCCGGGTCTGCCACTCGATGGACGAGGTCCGCGACACGGTCGCCGAGCTGGGTCTGCCGGTGGTGATCCGGCCGTCGTTCACGATGGGCGGGCTCGGCTCCGGGATGGCCCACACCGACGACGACCTGGAGCGGATCGCCGGGGCCGGGCTGGCCGCCAGCCCGGTGCACGAGGTCCTGATCGAGGAGAGCGTGCTCGGCTGGAAGGAGTACGAACTGGAGCTGATGCGCGACCGGCACGACAACGTGGTGGTCGTCTGCTCCATCGAGAACCTCGACCCGATGGGCGTGCACACCGGCGACAGCGTGACCGTGGCGCCGGCGATGACGCTCACCGACCGGGAGTACCAGCGGCTGCGGGACCTGGGCATCGCGGTGCTGCGCGAGGTCGGCGTCGACACCGGCGGCTGCAACATCCAGTTCGCGGTGAACCCGGTCGACGGGCGACTCGTCGTGATCGAGATGAACCCGCGGGTCTCCCGCTCCTCGGCGCTGGCCTCGAAGGCGACCGGCTTCCCGATCGCCAAGATCGCCGCGAAGCTGGCGATCGGCTACACCCTCGACGAGATCCCCAACGACATCACCCGCAAGACCCCGGCGGCGTTCGAGCCGACCCTGGACTACGTGGTGGTGAAGATCCCCCGGTTCGCGTTCGAGAAGTTCCCCGGCGCGGACCCGGAGCTGACCACCACGATGAAGTCGGTGGGCGAGGCGATGAGCCTGGGCCGCAACTTCACCGAGGCGCTGAACAAGGCGATGCGCTCGATGGAGACCTCGGCACTGGGGTTCTGGACCGTGCCGGACCCGGCGGGTGCCACCCGCGAGTCCACCCTGGCGGCGCTGGGCACCCCGCACGACGGGCGGCTCTACACCGTGGAGCGGGCGCTGCGGCTGGGCGCCTCGGTGGCCGAGGTGTCGGCCGCCTCCGGCGGCATCGATCCCTGGTTCCTGGACCAGATCGCCACCCTGATCGAGCTGCGGGCCGAGATCGTGGCTGCCCCCGTACTCGATGGGGAGCTGTTGCGGCGGGCGAAGCGCGCCGGGCTCTCGGACCGGCAGTTGGCGGCGCTGCGACCGGAACTGGCGGCCGAGGACGGGGTACGCCGGCTGCGCCACCGGCTCGGGGTGCGACCGGTCTACAAGACGGTGGACACCTGTGCGGCGGAGTTCGCCGCCACCACTCCCTATCACTACTCCTCCTACGACGAGGAGACGGAGGTGGCCGGCTCGGACCGGCCGAAGGTGCTGATCCTCGGTTCCGGGCCGAACCGGATCGGCCAGGGCATCGAGTTCGACTACTCCTGCGTGCACGCGGTGATGGCGCTGAAGGCCGGACCGGACGCGGACCGCGCCGCCGGGTCGGTCCCGGCCGGTACCGGCTACGAGACCGTGATGGTCAACTGCAACCCGGAGACGGTCTCCACCGACTACGACACCGCCGACCGGCTCTACTTCGAACCGCTCACCTTCGAGGACGTGCTGGAGGTCTGGCACGCCGAGGACTCGTCCGGCCGGGCGGCCGGCGGGCCGGGCGTGGTCGGGGTGATCGTGCAGCTCGGCGGCCAGACGCCGCTGGGTCTGGCGCAGCGGCTGGCCGACGCCGGACTGCCGATCGTCGGCACCCCACCGGAGTCGATCCACCTGGCCGAGGACCGGGGCGCGTTCGGCGCGGTGCTCGGCCGGGCCGGCCTGCGCGCTCCCGCCCACGGGACCGCGACCTCGTTCGAACAGGCCAAGACGATCGCCGACGAGATCGGCTACCCGGTGCTGGTGCGCCCCTCCTACGTGCTCGGCGGGCGGGGCATGGAGATCGTGTACGACGAGCCGACGCTCGCCGACTACATCGGCCGGGCCACCGACATCTCGCCGAACCATCCGGTGCTGGTGGACCGGTTCCTCGACGACGCGATCGAGATCGACGTGGACGCGCTCTGCGACGCCACCGGGGAGGTCTACCTCGGTGGGGTGATGGAGCACATCGAGGAGGCCGGCATCCACTCCGGCGACTCGTCCTGCGCGCTGCCGCCGATCACCCTGGCCGGCTCGCACCTGGCCGAGGTCCGCCGCTACACCGAGCAGATCGCCCGCGGGATCGGCGTACGCGGGCTGCTCAACGTCCAGTACGCGCTCAAGGACGACACCCTGTACGTGCTGGAGGCCAACCCGCGGGCCTCCCGGACGGTGCCGTTCGTCTCCAAGGCCACCGCCGTGCCGCTGGCCAAGGCGGCGGCCCGGATCATGCTCGGGGCGACGATCGCGCAGCTGCGGGCCGAGCGGATGCTGCGACCGGTCGGCGACGGCGGGTCGCTGCCCGACGGCGCGCCGATCGCGGTCAAGGAGGCGGTGCTGCCGTTCAAGCGGTTCCGCACCCCGGCGGGGAAGGGCGTGGACTCGCTGCTGGGCCCCGAGATGAAGTCCACCGGCGAGGTGATGGGGATCGACCCGGCGTTCGGCAACGCGTTCGCCAAGTCGCAGGCGGCGGTGTACGGGTCGCTGCCGACCACCGGCCGGGTCTTCGTCTCGGTGGCCAACCGCGACAAGCGCGGGATGATCTTCCCGGTGAAGCGGCTGGCCGACCTCGGCTTCGAGATCATCGCGACGGCCGGTACCGGGGAGGTGCTGCGCCGGCACGGGATCGCCTGCGAGCTGATCCGCAAGCACTGGCAGTCCGGTCCGGGCCGGGACGCGGTGTCGCTGATCGCGGCCGGCGAGGTGGCCCTGGTGGTGAACACGCCGCAGGGCTCGGGGGCCAGCGCCCGCTCCGACGGGTACGAGATCCGCAGCGCGGCGGTGACCGCCGACATCCCGTGTGTGACCACGGTGCCGGGGGTCGCGGCGGCGGTGATGGGGATCGAGGCGCTGATCCGCGGCGACATGTCGGTCCGCCCGCTGCAGGAGCTGCACGCCGCGCTCTGGGCCGCCGAGTGA
- the mihF gene encoding integration host factor, actinobacterial type, which translates to MPLPSLSPEQRAAALEKAAEIRKARAELKEQLKQGKTTLAAVLDRAEGDDVVGKLKVSAVLQAMPGIGKIRATQIMEKLKIADSRRLRGLGEQQRKALLGEFSGN; encoded by the coding sequence GTGCCGCTCCCGTCACTGAGCCCCGAGCAGCGCGCAGCCGCGCTGGAGAAGGCTGCGGAGATCCGCAAAGCCCGCGCTGAGCTGAAGGAGCAGCTCAAGCAGGGCAAGACCACCCTCGCCGCCGTCCTCGACCGAGCGGAGGGGGACGATGTCGTCGGCAAGCTGAAGGTTTCGGCCGTGCTGCAGGCGATGCCGGGTATCGGCAAGATCCGAGCCACCCAGATCATGGAGAAGCTCAAGATCGCCGACAGCCGTCGCCTCCGTGGCCTCGGCGAGCAGCAGCGTAAGGCGCTGCTCGGCGAGTTTTCCGGAAATTAG